Proteins from one Bacteroides zhangwenhongii genomic window:
- a CDS encoding RagB/SusD family nutrient uptake outer membrane protein produces the protein MRNIKNYVVAAFALFLLDGCDFLDYDETSGKTKEEAYSYFNNMNSSVAYVYSFLPTDFGRVNDAMMESATDNAVYTWENNSIYYIANGIWSPLKRVDDGWSFWNGVRSANLFLENFDPKVLERFQYNEDYDEMIEKASKFSLEVRFLRAFYLFELAKRYGDIPLITRTYTQEDINSVRKTSFAEVVDFIAKECTEITREGGLPEDAVRGETGRVTKGAALALKSRALLYAASELHNPGHELKKWEAAAKAAYEVINMNKYQLPKIAADPLYSDLGGNEILKSKQLIFERRATATTSDFESRNEPMGYEGAEGGNTPTQNLVDAYEMKDGTPFDWNNSTHVANMYYDAANKQTRDPRLYLSVLTNGSMWQKQKVETFEGGKNKVLDGSTKTGYYLRKYMNPSVSLDPDKPNKLHHHYVLFRYAEILLNYAEAMNEWKGPDETAEGCPLTARQVLNMVRDCADMKHIDANGADFTAKVRNERRIELAFEGHRFYDIRRWKIAGLDEVRNIYGVKITKNSTSLSYQKVLLQQMYWDDKMYLFPYPQNEIYMNPDLGQNPGWNNGN, from the coding sequence ATGCGAAATATAAAGAACTATGTAGTAGCGGCTTTCGCTCTGTTTTTATTGGACGGATGTGATTTTCTAGATTACGATGAAACTAGCGGAAAAACTAAGGAAGAAGCCTACAGCTATTTTAATAATATGAACTCATCAGTAGCTTATGTATATAGTTTCTTGCCGACTGATTTTGGCAGGGTGAATGATGCGATGATGGAATCTGCTACGGATAATGCTGTCTATACTTGGGAGAATAATAGTATTTATTATATAGCCAATGGGATATGGAGTCCGCTAAAGCGTGTTGATGATGGTTGGAGCTTTTGGAACGGAGTTCGTAGCGCCAATTTATTCCTTGAAAATTTTGATCCGAAAGTGCTTGAACGTTTTCAGTATAATGAAGATTATGATGAAATGATAGAAAAAGCTTCCAAATTCTCTTTGGAGGTACGTTTCTTACGTGCGTTTTATTTATTTGAATTGGCTAAGCGCTATGGAGATATTCCTTTGATAACACGTACTTATACGCAGGAAGATATTAATTCTGTACGCAAGACTTCGTTTGCGGAGGTAGTAGATTTCATAGCAAAAGAATGTACGGAGATTACCCGGGAAGGCGGGCTGCCGGAAGATGCTGTCAGGGGAGAGACAGGTCGGGTGACCAAAGGTGCGGCATTGGCTTTAAAATCAAGAGCTTTGCTGTATGCAGCGAGTGAATTACATAATCCCGGTCATGAATTGAAAAAGTGGGAAGCGGCAGCTAAAGCAGCTTATGAGGTTATTAACATGAATAAATATCAATTGCCTAAAATTGCAGCTGACCCTTTGTATTCGGATTTAGGTGGCAATGAGATTTTGAAATCTAAGCAGTTAATTTTTGAACGCCGTGCCACTGCGACTACCAGTGATTTTGAATCGAGAAATGAACCGATGGGATATGAAGGTGCAGAAGGTGGAAATACTCCTACGCAGAATTTAGTAGATGCTTATGAAATGAAGGATGGAACTCCATTCGATTGGAATAATTCGACCCATGTGGCGAATATGTATTATGATGCTGCCAATAAGCAGACCCGTGATCCCCGTTTGTATTTAAGTGTACTAACTAATGGTTCTATGTGGCAGAAACAAAAGGTGGAAACCTTTGAAGGTGGTAAAAACAAGGTATTGGACGGTTCCACGAAAACTGGTTATTATCTGCGTAAGTATATGAATCCGTCTGTATCACTTGATCCGGACAAACCGAATAAATTGCATCATCATTATGTTTTGTTCCGTTATGCTGAAATATTATTGAATTATGCAGAAGCTATGAATGAGTGGAAAGGTCCGGATGAAACAGCAGAAGGATGTCCATTGACGGCACGTCAAGTTTTGAATATGGTTCGTGATTGCGCTGATATGAAACACATAGATGCGAACGGAGCGGATTTTACAGCCAAGGTTCGCAATGAACGTCGCATTGAATTGGCTTTTGAGGGACATCGTTTTTATGATATTCGCCGTTGGAAGATAGCGGGTTTGGATGAAGTAAGAAATATTTATGGAGTAAAGATAACAAAGAACAGTACTTCTCTGTCTTATCAAAAGGTGCTGTTACAGCAAATGTACTGGGACGATAAGATGTATTTGTTCCCTTATCCTCAAAATGAAATTTATATGAATCCGGATTTGGGGCAAAACCCAGGATGGAATAATGGTAATTAA